The Hahella sp. HNIBRBA332 genome window below encodes:
- the ettA gene encoding energy-dependent translational throttle protein EttA yields the protein MAQYVYTMNRVGKVVPPKREILKDISLSFFPGAKIGVLGLNGSGKSTLLRIMAGVDTDIIGEARPQPGINVGYLPQEPQLDESKDVRGNVEEAVAEIKNAMTRLDEVYAAYAEPDADFDALAAEQAKLEALLQTTDGHNLERTLEVAADALRLPPWDAKVSTLSGGERRRVALCKLLLSKPDMLLLDEPTNHLDAESVAWLERFLHEYPGTVVAITHDRYFLDNVAGWILELDRGRGIPFEGNYSQWLEAKEKRLEQEERTEAARQKTIKSELEWVRSNPKGRHAKSKARLARFEELSSQDFQSRNETNEIYIPPGPRLGDIVIEVNDVKKRFGDKLLFDNLSFNVPPGSIVGVIGGNGAGKSTLFKLIAGMEQPESGAIRLGDTVQLSYVGQMRELDDSKTVWEEVSDGQDMIEVGSYRTPSRAYLSRFNFRGGEQQKRVKELSGGERNRLFLAKLLKQGGNVLLLDEPTNDLDVETLRALEEALLAFPGCAIVISHDRWFLDRIATHILAFEGDSEVVWFEGNFSEYDEDYKKRVGESAAVPQRMKYKRLA from the coding sequence ATGGCACAGTACGTGTACACCATGAATCGGGTGGGCAAAGTGGTCCCCCCGAAGCGAGAAATTCTTAAGGACATCTCTCTCAGCTTCTTCCCGGGCGCCAAAATCGGCGTTCTGGGTCTGAACGGCTCAGGTAAGTCCACTTTATTGCGCATTATGGCGGGCGTGGATACCGACATTATCGGCGAAGCCCGTCCGCAACCCGGCATTAATGTCGGCTACCTGCCACAGGAACCACAGCTGGACGAGAGCAAAGATGTCCGCGGCAACGTCGAAGAAGCCGTAGCAGAAATTAAAAACGCCATGACGCGTCTGGATGAGGTATACGCAGCCTATGCAGAGCCTGACGCCGACTTCGACGCCCTGGCCGCAGAGCAGGCCAAGCTGGAAGCGCTGTTACAGACCACTGACGGGCATAACCTTGAGCGAACGCTGGAAGTCGCCGCCGATGCGCTGCGTCTTCCGCCCTGGGACGCCAAGGTAAGCACTCTTTCCGGAGGCGAACGCCGCCGCGTCGCCCTGTGTAAACTGCTGCTTTCCAAACCGGACATGCTGCTGTTGGACGAACCTACCAACCATCTGGACGCAGAAAGCGTCGCCTGGCTGGAGCGCTTCCTGCATGAATATCCTGGCACCGTCGTGGCGATTACCCACGACCGTTACTTCCTCGACAATGTCGCCGGCTGGATACTAGAGCTTGACCGAGGCCGCGGCATTCCTTTCGAAGGCAACTACAGCCAGTGGCTGGAAGCCAAGGAAAAACGCCTTGAACAGGAAGAAAGAACTGAGGCCGCCCGCCAGAAAACCATCAAGTCGGAGCTGGAGTGGGTGCGCAGCAATCCAAAAGGCCGTCACGCCAAGAGCAAAGCACGTCTGGCCCGCTTTGAAGAGCTGTCCTCTCAGGACTTCCAGTCCCGCAACGAAACCAACGAGATCTACATTCCGCCCGGACCACGTTTGGGGGATATCGTCATTGAAGTGAATGACGTCAAGAAACGCTTTGGCGACAAGCTGCTGTTCGACAACCTCAGCTTCAATGTGCCCCCAGGCAGCATTGTTGGCGTCATCGGCGGCAACGGAGCGGGTAAATCCACGTTGTTCAAGCTGATCGCAGGCATGGAGCAACCAGAGTCTGGCGCGATTCGTCTTGGCGACACAGTACAGCTTTCCTATGTAGGACAAATGCGCGAGCTGGACGACAGCAAGACAGTATGGGAAGAAGTCAGCGACGGTCAGGATATGATTGAAGTCGGCTCTTACCGCACTCCATCCCGCGCCTACCTGTCCCGCTTCAATTTCCGGGGCGGCGAGCAGCAAAAACGGGTCAAGGAGTTGTCTGGCGGTGAACGCAACCGCTTATTCCTGGCCAAGCTGTTGAAACAGGGCGGCAACGTGTTGCTGCTGGACGAACCGACCAACGATTTGGACGTTGAGACCTTACGAGCGCTAGAGGAAGCCTTGCTGGCGTTCCCAGGTTGCGCCATCGTCATCTCGCACGATCGCTGGTTCCTTGATCGTATCGCCACCCACATTCTGGCTTTCGAAGGCGACAGTGAAGTGGTTTGGTTCGAAGGCAACTTCTCCGAATACGACGAAGACTACAAGAAACGCGTCGGCGAAAGCGCCGCCGTGCCTCAGCGCATGAAATACAAGCGTCTGGCCTGA
- the glyA gene encoding serine hydroxymethyltransferase: MFTRDMTIASFDPDLWNAMQGETQRQEEHIELIASENYTSPRVMEAQGSALTNKYAEGYPNKRYYGGCEYVDVVEQLAIDRAKELFGADYANVQPHSGSQANAAVYMALCKPGDVILGMSLAHGGHLTHGASVSFSGRIYKAVQYGLNPETGEIDYEEVAKLARENKPKMIVAGFSAYSRVIDWERFRAIADEVGAYLFVDMAHIAGLVAAGVYPSPVQIADVTTTTTHKTLGGPRGGLILAKANEELEKKLNFAVFPESQGGPLMHVIAAKAVCFKEAMTDEFKQYQAQVVKNARVMAETFIQRGFDIVSGGTDDHLFLVDLIKKDITGKDADAALGRANITVNKNAVPNDPRSPFVTSGLRIGTPAITRRGMGEVEAKELTGWICDVLDDIENEETIQRVKQQVLELCKKFPVYKG, translated from the coding sequence ATGTTTACGCGTGACATGACCATTGCAAGTTTTGATCCTGATCTTTGGAACGCCATGCAAGGTGAAACCCAGCGTCAGGAAGAGCACATAGAACTGATTGCATCTGAAAACTACACCAGTCCACGCGTTATGGAAGCCCAGGGCTCCGCGCTTACCAACAAGTATGCGGAAGGTTATCCCAACAAGCGCTATTACGGCGGTTGTGAATATGTCGACGTGGTTGAGCAACTGGCTATCGACCGCGCAAAAGAGCTATTCGGCGCAGATTACGCCAACGTGCAGCCTCACTCCGGCTCTCAGGCGAACGCAGCGGTATACATGGCCCTGTGTAAACCTGGCGATGTGATTCTCGGTATGAGCCTGGCTCACGGAGGTCACCTGACTCACGGCGCTTCCGTCAGCTTTTCTGGTCGTATCTACAAAGCGGTGCAGTACGGCTTGAATCCCGAAACCGGTGAGATTGATTACGAAGAAGTCGCCAAGTTGGCGCGTGAGAACAAACCTAAGATGATCGTGGCGGGCTTTTCCGCGTACTCCCGAGTCATCGATTGGGAACGCTTCCGCGCCATCGCTGATGAAGTCGGCGCATATCTGTTTGTCGACATGGCCCACATCGCTGGTTTGGTGGCGGCGGGCGTATATCCCAGCCCTGTGCAGATCGCCGACGTTACGACGACCACGACCCACAAAACACTGGGTGGTCCTCGCGGAGGTCTGATTCTCGCCAAAGCCAACGAAGAGTTGGAAAAGAAGCTGAACTTCGCTGTCTTCCCGGAAAGCCAGGGCGGACCCTTGATGCACGTTATCGCCGCTAAGGCGGTGTGCTTCAAAGAAGCGATGACGGACGAATTCAAGCAATACCAGGCGCAAGTAGTTAAAAATGCCCGGGTTATGGCGGAAACCTTTATCCAGCGCGGTTTTGATATTGTCTCCGGCGGTACTGACGACCATTTGTTCCTGGTTGATCTGATCAAGAAAGACATCACCGGAAAAGACGCTGACGCAGCATTGGGGCGCGCCAATATTACGGTGAACAAAAACGCGGTGCCTAACGATCCTCGCTCTCCCTTCGTCACCAGCGGCTTGCGCATCGGTACTCCGGCCATTACGCGCCGTGGTATGGGTGAAGTGGAAGCCAAAGAGCTGACAGGATGGATCTGCGACGTCCTGGACGATATCGAAAACGAAGAGACCATCCAACGGGTTAAGCAGCAAGTGCTGGAGCTGTGCAAAAAGTTCCCGGTATACAAAGGATAA
- the nrdR gene encoding transcriptional regulator NrdR: MHCPFCSAADTKVIDSRLVADGSQVRRRRECVSCSERFTTYEAAELVMPRVVKQDGTREPFDEDKLRAGFLKALEKRPVSMEEIEAAVDRIKFRLRATGERELNSRVIGEEVMAELRELDQVAFVRFASVYRRFQDLDEFRAEIDKLSRDAATPLMSEKASNKDDVPSK; the protein is encoded by the coding sequence ATGCATTGCCCGTTTTGCAGCGCTGCGGACACAAAGGTTATTGATTCCCGCTTGGTCGCCGATGGCAGCCAAGTGCGGCGTCGCCGCGAGTGCGTCTCTTGCTCCGAACGCTTTACTACCTACGAAGCAGCGGAGTTGGTGATGCCCAGAGTCGTGAAACAAGACGGCACCCGCGAACCTTTCGACGAAGACAAGCTGCGGGCGGGCTTCCTGAAGGCATTGGAGAAGCGACCGGTGAGCATGGAGGAAATCGAAGCGGCTGTGGACCGTATTAAGTTTCGTCTGCGTGCAACCGGGGAGCGGGAACTGAACTCCAGAGTCATTGGGGAAGAGGTTATGGCGGAGCTGCGTGAACTGGATCAGGTCGCTTTCGTCCGTTTCGCTTCGGTTTATCGCCGGTTCCAGGACCTGGATGAGTTTCGCGCTGAGATTGACAAACTCTCTCGGGATGCGGCCACGCCCCTGATGTCGGAAAAAGCGTCCAATAAAGACGACGTCCCTTCTAAATAA
- the ribD gene encoding bifunctional diaminohydroxyphosphoribosylaminopyrimidine deaminase/5-amino-6-(5-phosphoribosylamino)uracil reductase RibD has translation MAISTQDYSFMARALRLAERGLYTTDPNPRVGCVLVKNGEIVGEGWHERAGEGHAEVNALRAAGDSARGSDCYVTLEPCSHFGRTPPCAEALVKAGVGRVVAAMEDPNPNVAGRGLALLRNAGIEAHAGCMAAEADELNIGFFQRMRTGRPWVRVKVASSLDGKSALHNGVSKWITGGAAREDVQKLRARSSAVITGIGTVIADDPSLNVRSQELERICNGKLRQPLRVVLDSQLRFPADSNMLKLPGKILLVTCSDVPESWLAQRQNSEADFEVLKLTGENGRIDLTALLSALASRECNEVLVEAGANLAGAFVAQGLADEIWTYIAPKLMGEGRPAFVLPCFDQMDQVLSLKLNEVRQVGDDVRMIWRKG, from the coding sequence ATGGCTATTTCCACACAAGATTATTCATTCATGGCGCGCGCGCTGCGATTGGCGGAGCGTGGCTTATATACCACAGACCCCAATCCCAGAGTGGGCTGTGTCTTGGTGAAAAATGGCGAGATTGTCGGCGAAGGTTGGCATGAACGCGCTGGTGAGGGGCACGCGGAGGTCAATGCGTTGCGTGCAGCAGGCGACTCTGCAAGAGGCTCCGACTGTTATGTCACGCTGGAGCCATGCAGTCACTTCGGGCGCACGCCGCCTTGCGCTGAAGCGCTGGTTAAGGCCGGCGTGGGTCGAGTCGTCGCGGCGATGGAAGATCCTAATCCCAACGTTGCCGGCAGAGGTCTGGCGCTACTGCGAAATGCTGGTATTGAAGCCCATGCCGGATGTATGGCGGCGGAAGCGGATGAGCTTAATATTGGCTTTTTTCAGCGTATGCGTACAGGTCGTCCCTGGGTGCGGGTAAAAGTCGCAAGCAGTTTGGATGGAAAGTCGGCGTTACATAATGGCGTCAGCAAATGGATTACTGGCGGTGCGGCGAGAGAGGACGTGCAAAAATTGCGCGCACGCAGCTCCGCTGTCATTACGGGTATCGGCACAGTTATCGCGGATGATCCCTCGCTGAATGTCCGAAGTCAGGAGTTGGAACGGATCTGTAACGGTAAGCTGAGGCAGCCTTTGCGCGTGGTATTGGACTCCCAATTGCGGTTTCCTGCCGATAGCAACATGCTCAAACTACCAGGCAAAATATTACTGGTTACGTGCTCTGACGTTCCTGAAAGTTGGCTTGCGCAACGACAGAACAGCGAGGCCGACTTTGAGGTGCTGAAACTCACTGGCGAGAATGGGCGGATTGACCTTACAGCTTTGCTTTCCGCTTTAGCGTCCAGAGAGTGCAATGAAGTCCTGGTTGAAGCGGGCGCTAATTTAGCGGGCGCCTTTGTCGCACAAGGGCTTGCAGATGAGATCTGGACTTATATTGCTCCCAAGTTAATGGGAGAAGGGCGTCCGGCATTCGTCTTGCCGTGTTTCGATCAAATGGATCAGGTTTTATCTTTGAAGTTAAACGAAGTCCGTCAGGTCGGCGACGATGTGCGCATGATCTGGAGGAAGGGGTGA
- a CDS encoding riboflavin synthase — MFTGLVEEVGVVNAIHQQSGDWVLEIGATGSFMEDVRLGDSIAVNGVCLTVTSMSGKGFRADVSRETSAHTSIAVWRAGVKVNLEKAMQLNARLGGHLVSGHVDGVGELISKQEDARSLRLAIRAPKELLRYIAAKGSITVDGVSLTVNDVAGSEMSLNIVPHTAHATTLGGLKAGSQVHLEVDLLARYTERLLFCASAEKGDAKTSTISKEFLAQHGFYKS, encoded by the coding sequence ATGTTTACCGGGCTGGTAGAAGAAGTCGGCGTAGTGAACGCCATCCATCAACAGAGCGGCGATTGGGTGCTGGAAATCGGAGCCACTGGAAGTTTCATGGAGGATGTCCGCTTGGGCGATAGCATCGCCGTAAACGGAGTGTGTCTGACGGTGACGTCAATGAGCGGAAAAGGCTTCCGCGCAGATGTGTCCCGGGAAACATCTGCGCATACGTCTATTGCTGTGTGGCGCGCAGGCGTAAAGGTGAATCTGGAAAAAGCCATGCAATTGAATGCGCGTTTAGGCGGTCATCTGGTGTCTGGACATGTAGATGGCGTCGGTGAGCTGATTTCAAAACAGGAAGATGCACGCTCCCTGCGCCTGGCGATTCGAGCGCCGAAGGAGTTGCTACGCTATATCGCCGCCAAGGGCTCTATTACTGTCGATGGCGTTAGCCTGACTGTTAATGATGTCGCGGGGTCTGAGATGAGCCTGAACATTGTGCCCCACACTGCGCATGCGACAACGCTAGGGGGGCTGAAGGCCGGGAGTCAGGTGCATTTGGAGGTGGATCTCCTGGCCCGCTATACCGAACGACTACTGTTTTGCGCTTCCGCTGAAAAGGGCGACGCGAAGACGTCTACAATAAGTAAAGAATTTCTGGCGCAACACGGCTTTTATAAGTCATAA
- the ribBA gene encoding bifunctional 3,4-dihydroxy-2-butanone-4-phosphate synthase/GTP cyclohydrolase II produces the protein MQLNSVEELIQDIRQGKMVILMDDEDRENEGDLIMAAEMVRPEDINFMAKHARGLICLPMTRERCQYLGLNPMVNANNAQFATAFTVSIEAAEGVTTGISAADRAHTIRVAVGRNAKPTDLVQPGHIFPLTAQPGGVLSRAGHTEAGCDLARLAGCEPAAVIVEIMNEDGTMARRPELEAFAREHGLKIGTIADLIHYRATTEQTIERLEENELPTEYGSFKLVTYKDTIQENIHLALVMGEPSPDKPVLVRVHFADVLKDLFGAIRPGSESWPIGKALAKVAEEGEGVVILLDSESGEQDISERVHDFFKPKKKRSGNVSPVSGAYLTIGTGSQILRDLGVGKMRVMSAPMKFSALSGFDLEVVEYVPFCGEAVSAN, from the coding sequence ATGCAGCTTAACAGCGTAGAAGAACTGATTCAGGACATCCGTCAAGGCAAAATGGTTATTTTGATGGATGATGAGGATCGCGAAAACGAAGGCGATCTTATTATGGCTGCGGAGATGGTGCGCCCGGAAGACATCAACTTCATGGCGAAACACGCCCGGGGCTTGATATGTCTCCCCATGACCCGGGAGCGTTGCCAGTATCTCGGCTTGAATCCTATGGTGAACGCCAATAATGCGCAATTCGCTACTGCGTTTACTGTTTCCATTGAGGCGGCGGAGGGCGTTACTACCGGAATTTCCGCTGCAGATCGCGCGCATACCATTCGTGTCGCGGTAGGGCGTAATGCCAAACCAACGGACTTGGTGCAGCCAGGCCATATCTTCCCCCTCACTGCCCAGCCTGGTGGGGTGCTGAGTCGCGCGGGACATACTGAAGCGGGCTGTGATTTGGCGCGTTTGGCAGGATGCGAGCCGGCAGCGGTGATCGTCGAGATCATGAATGAAGACGGCACTATGGCGCGCCGCCCGGAATTGGAGGCGTTCGCTCGCGAGCACGGCCTCAAAATCGGCACGATCGCCGATCTGATACATTATCGCGCCACAACAGAGCAGACCATTGAGCGCCTGGAGGAAAATGAGCTACCGACAGAGTATGGCTCTTTCAAGTTGGTCACGTACAAAGACACGATTCAGGAAAATATACATTTGGCGCTGGTGATGGGTGAGCCGAGCCCTGACAAGCCCGTGCTGGTTCGGGTTCACTTCGCCGATGTATTAAAAGATTTATTTGGCGCCATACGCCCCGGTTCTGAGAGCTGGCCTATTGGCAAAGCACTGGCGAAGGTGGCTGAAGAAGGCGAGGGCGTGGTAATTCTGCTGGACAGTGAAAGTGGCGAACAGGATATCAGCGAAAGAGTCCATGATTTCTTTAAGCCCAAGAAAAAGCGGTCGGGCAATGTGTCTCCGGTTTCCGGAGCGTATCTGACTATTGGTACGGGATCCCAGATATTAAGGGACCTCGGCGTCGGTAAAATGCGCGTCATGAGCGCGCCGATGAAGTTTAGCGCGTTGTCCGGCTTTGACCTTGAAGTTGTGGAATATGTTCCCTTTTGTGGCGAAGCCGTGTCAGCGAATTAA
- the ribE gene encoding 6,7-dimethyl-8-ribityllumazine synthase — MTVKVVEGDFLQGASAKYAIVVGRFNSFVVESLLEGALDALRRHGVAESQITVYRAPGAFEIPLLAQQVVVRTKPDAVIALGAVIRGGTPHFEYVAGECAKGLGQVSLQAGIPVAFGVLTVDSIEQAIERSGTKAGNKGAEAALSALEMVGLLQQVGE; from the coding sequence ATGACGGTCAAGGTGGTAGAAGGCGATTTCTTGCAAGGGGCGTCCGCGAAGTACGCCATAGTTGTAGGGAGATTTAACAGCTTTGTAGTGGAAAGTTTGCTGGAAGGCGCGCTGGACGCTTTGCGTCGTCATGGCGTTGCGGAAAGTCAAATCACGGTATACAGAGCGCCAGGGGCCTTCGAAATTCCTTTGCTGGCCCAGCAAGTCGTTGTGCGCACCAAACCGGATGCGGTGATTGCTTTAGGTGCGGTGATCCGTGGTGGTACGCCTCATTTTGAGTATGTCGCAGGCGAGTGCGCCAAAGGACTTGGTCAGGTCTCCTTGCAGGCGGGCATCCCTGTCGCATTCGGCGTCCTGACTGTAGATAGCATTGAGCAAGCCATTGAGCGGTCAGGCACCAAGGCCGGCAACAAAGGAGCGGAAGCCGCTCTGTCAGCGTTGGAAATGGTCGGACTATTACAGCAGGTGGGTGAATAA
- the nusB gene encoding transcription antitermination factor NusB, with translation MSKAMEKRRAARKLALQALYQWRVAGASISQIEAEFAVDNDLQQVDRDLFKAVLYGVPSSVSELDALLQPFVDRKLADVDPVELSLIRMGAFELRSRIEVPYRVVINEAVELAKQFGGTDGHKFVNSVLDKLAPQLRQAEVAAAKSKKK, from the coding sequence ATGTCCAAGGCTATGGAAAAGCGCCGCGCCGCACGTAAACTGGCGCTGCAGGCGCTTTATCAGTGGCGCGTCGCCGGCGCCTCCATTAGCCAGATTGAAGCGGAATTCGCCGTGGATAACGATCTGCAACAAGTGGACAGGGATTTGTTCAAGGCGGTTTTGTATGGCGTACCCTCCAGCGTAAGCGAACTTGACGCGTTATTACAGCCATTCGTTGACCGGAAGCTCGCGGACGTGGACCCAGTGGAGCTGAGCTTGATCCGCATGGGGGCTTTCGAGTTGCGCTCGCGTATTGAAGTGCCCTATCGCGTGGTGATTAATGAAGCCGTTGAATTAGCCAAGCAGTTTGGCGGTACGGATGGACACAAGTTCGTCAACAGCGTCCTGGATAAGCTGGCTCCGCAATTGCGGCAGGCGGAAGTGGCCGCTGCGAAAAGCAAG